A genomic segment from Streptosporangium roseum DSM 43021 encodes:
- a CDS encoding extracellular solute-binding protein — protein MGYRLHATAAVLTLAACLTACGSSEPSASTGTGRSSTGLTVWIMRDSFSDAVLDRFRTGFRASHPGTTLDIQIQEWDGIGQKVTSALASNDAPDVIEVGNTQVAEYAASGGVKDLTDKVADLGGGDWLPGLAEPGKVDGRQYGIPWYAANRVVIYNKDLFAKAGITAPPRTRQEWLEVTAKLDKGGDQGIYLPGQNWYTLAGFIWDEGGDLAVNQGGTWKGGLGTPQALAGVRFYASLQALGEGPKDSDEARPPQFDVFAKGDVAQLIAAPGGATAIEKANPELKGKLGFFPIPGKSADRPGAVFTGGSDLIIPEASKNQEAAYEVVKALTGERFQTDMAREMRYVPNRVSFAGVLDGDEAAAAMAAGAANGHATPNSPNWAAVEAKNLIKEYLTKVLTGGDPAVEAGKADQSIAEILNTTS, from the coding sequence ATGGGGTACCGCCTCCATGCCACCGCGGCAGTGCTGACGCTCGCCGCCTGCCTCACCGCGTGCGGCTCCTCCGAGCCCTCCGCCTCCACCGGCACCGGCCGGAGCTCCACCGGCCTGACCGTGTGGATCATGAGGGACAGCTTCTCCGACGCGGTTCTCGACCGCTTCCGCACCGGTTTCCGGGCCTCCCACCCCGGCACCACCCTCGACATCCAGATCCAGGAGTGGGACGGCATCGGCCAGAAGGTGACCAGCGCCCTGGCCAGCAACGACGCCCCGGACGTCATCGAGGTCGGGAACACCCAGGTCGCCGAGTACGCCGCCAGCGGCGGGGTGAAGGACCTCACCGACAAGGTGGCCGACCTCGGCGGCGGCGACTGGCTGCCCGGACTGGCCGAACCCGGCAAGGTCGACGGACGCCAGTACGGCATCCCCTGGTACGCCGCCAACCGCGTCGTCATCTACAACAAGGACCTGTTCGCCAAGGCCGGGATCACCGCTCCGCCCAGGACCCGGCAGGAGTGGCTGGAGGTCACGGCCAAGCTCGACAAGGGCGGCGACCAGGGCATCTACCTGCCCGGACAGAACTGGTACACCCTCGCGGGGTTCATCTGGGACGAGGGAGGCGACCTCGCGGTCAACCAGGGTGGCACCTGGAAGGGCGGGCTGGGCACTCCCCAGGCACTGGCCGGCGTCCGGTTCTACGCGTCCTTGCAGGCGCTGGGCGAGGGTCCCAAGGACTCCGACGAGGCCAGGCCGCCGCAGTTCGACGTCTTCGCCAAGGGCGACGTCGCCCAGCTCATCGCCGCGCCCGGCGGCGCGACCGCCATCGAGAAGGCCAACCCGGAGCTGAAGGGCAAGCTCGGTTTCTTCCCGATCCCCGGCAAGTCCGCCGACCGGCCGGGCGCGGTGTTCACCGGCGGCTCCGACCTGATCATCCCGGAGGCCTCGAAGAACCAGGAGGCGGCCTACGAGGTCGTCAAGGCGCTGACCGGCGAGAGGTTCCAGACCGACATGGCCAGGGAGATGCGCTACGTGCCCAACCGGGTCTCCTTCGCGGGCGTCCTGGACGGCGACGAGGCGGCCGCCGCGATGGCCGCGGGCGCCGCCAACGGGCACGCCACCCCCAACTCCCCCAACTGGGCCGCGGTCGAGGCCAAGAACCTGATCAAGGAGTACCTCACGAAGGTGCTCACCGGCGGCGACCCCGCCGTCGAGGCGGGCAAGGCCGACCAGAGCATCGCCGAGATCCTGAACACCACGTCCTGA
- a CDS encoding carbohydrate ABC transporter permease, whose protein sequence is MTAPTPGRRLRRVPLNLAALTVLAVSVFPVYWMVLTAFKPTRDIQARTPGFWPAHPTLEHFATAVSADGFWTFWRNSLTVTVGAVLLALAVALLAAFAVARMRWRGRRGFILMVFIAQMAPWEALLVSMFIIARDTGMLDRLSMLTLVYFMTTLPFTIVTLRGFLAAIPAELEEAAQMDGCGRTAAFRRVVLPLLAPGLMSTSLFGFITAWNEFAFANALIIKNQDDRTLPVWLSSFSNVFGTDWGATMAASTLFMLPVLLVFLVLQRRVTSGMIAGAVKG, encoded by the coding sequence GTGACCGCCCCGACGCCCGGCCGCCGGCTGCGCCGCGTGCCGCTGAACCTCGCCGCCCTGACCGTCCTGGCCGTCTCGGTCTTCCCCGTCTACTGGATGGTGCTGACCGCGTTCAAGCCCACCCGGGACATCCAGGCGCGGACCCCGGGCTTCTGGCCCGCCCACCCCACCCTGGAGCACTTCGCGACCGCGGTCAGCGCGGACGGCTTCTGGACGTTCTGGCGCAACAGCCTCACCGTCACCGTCGGCGCGGTGCTGCTGGCCCTGGCGGTCGCGCTGCTCGCCGCGTTCGCGGTGGCCCGGATGCGCTGGCGGGGGCGGCGGGGGTTCATCCTGATGGTCTTCATCGCCCAGATGGCGCCCTGGGAGGCGCTGCTGGTGTCGATGTTCATCATCGCCCGTGACACCGGCATGCTCGACAGGCTGTCGATGCTCACCCTGGTCTACTTCATGACCACGCTGCCGTTCACCATCGTGACCCTGCGCGGCTTCCTCGCCGCGATCCCGGCGGAGCTGGAGGAGGCCGCGCAGATGGACGGCTGCGGCCGGACGGCGGCCTTCCGCCGGGTGGTCCTGCCTCTGCTCGCCCCCGGCCTGATGTCCACCTCGCTGTTCGGCTTCATCACCGCCTGGAACGAGTTCGCCTTCGCCAACGCGCTGATCATCAAGAACCAGGACGACCGGACCCTGCCCGTCTGGCTCTCCTCCTTCAGCAACGTCTTCGGCACCGACTGGGGCGCCACCATGGCCGCCTCCACCCTCTTCATGCTCCCGGTGCTGCTCGTCTTCCTGGTCCTGCAGCGCCGGGTCACCTCAGGGATGATCGCCGGCGCCGTCAAGGGGTGA
- a CDS encoding carbohydrate ABC transporter permease → MPAASQTPTRRRAHEQDAPVPAPRLRARPRRPTALWPYLLITPTLAGTAYLLLYPLIRSVVISFQHFRTGELIRGGAALVGLDNYREVLGSPEFWAVVRRTLVWTAVNVVLIMVISTAVALMITRLRRRMRLAVMSGLVLTWATPVLAATTIFQWLFQSRLGVVNWLLVTLGFESFRDYTWFADGTSTFVILVALVVWQSVPFAALTLYAGLTTIPAELYEAARIDGATGRQVFADVTFPILRPLFGLIASLEVIWVFKCFAQIWAISRGGPGGATTTLPVYAFQVAQSLHKYDLGSAISTLTVLILVAVLITHLRRMLKHEGEQL, encoded by the coding sequence ATGCCCGCTGCCTCCCAGACCCCGACCCGGCGGCGCGCCCACGAGCAGGACGCCCCCGTGCCCGCGCCGCGGCTCCGCGCGCGCCCGCGCCGGCCGACCGCCCTGTGGCCGTACCTGCTGATCACCCCCACCCTGGCGGGCACCGCCTACCTGCTCCTGTATCCGCTGATCCGCAGCGTCGTCATCTCCTTCCAGCACTTCCGGACCGGCGAGCTGATCCGGGGCGGGGCGGCGCTCGTCGGCCTGGACAACTACCGGGAGGTGCTCGGCAGCCCGGAGTTCTGGGCCGTGGTCCGCAGGACCCTCGTCTGGACGGCCGTCAACGTCGTCCTGATCATGGTGATCTCCACGGCGGTCGCACTGATGATCACCCGCCTGCGGCGGAGGATGCGCCTGGCCGTGATGAGCGGTCTGGTGCTCACCTGGGCGACCCCGGTCCTCGCCGCCACCACGATCTTCCAGTGGCTCTTCCAGTCCCGGCTGGGGGTGGTCAACTGGCTGCTGGTCACCCTCGGATTCGAGTCGTTCCGGGACTACACCTGGTTCGCCGACGGCACCTCCACCTTCGTCATCCTCGTCGCCCTGGTCGTCTGGCAGTCCGTGCCCTTCGCCGCGCTCACCCTCTACGCGGGCCTGACCACGATCCCCGCCGAGCTGTACGAGGCGGCGCGGATCGACGGGGCGACCGGGCGGCAGGTCTTCGCCGACGTCACCTTCCCGATCCTGCGGCCGCTGTTCGGGCTGATCGCCTCCCTGGAGGTGATCTGGGTGTTCAAGTGCTTCGCCCAGATCTGGGCGATCAGCCGGGGCGGCCCGGGAGGGGCGACCACCACCCTGCCCGTCTACGCGTTCCAGGTCGCGCAGTCACTCCACAAGTACGACCTCGGCTCCGCGATCTCCACCCTGACCGTACTGATCCTCGTCGCCGTCCTGATCACCCATCTCCGGCGGATGCTCAAGCACGAAGGAGAGCAGCTGTGA